One genomic window of Lytechinus variegatus isolate NC3 chromosome 1, Lvar_3.0, whole genome shotgun sequence includes the following:
- the LOC121412634 gene encoding toll-like receptor 3, with protein sequence MYMLLAVWPAKNALGSSSIESTRGCTLKNTSLGTKAICTHLHLKSVPQNLPSNTVIFDISFNMISTLFNSSFLYLPSIASLGLEHNVLSKIEHGAFEPLSHLRNLSLNGNRLVSLPSGLFKANHFLSRLILTRNRLIYFPNNALPESKSISKLDVSGNKISFIDSCDFEPLQNCSLEILNLKSNALHSLQFNIFSYLHSVRLLQLTANTFKNFTPSMVLGRTNITHLDVSGCNIQHIIPWNKSNVSLENYGKISELILNSNKIRYIPDFAFWGFSQTEIVLLHNSQVSKLSNKSFCGLDKLIILDLSYNHLTTLSWNTFSCMEILSKLKLNNNHITNVSIDLVSGLSSLSHLNLAHNSINDIERSNVTFPSVEYIDLSFNKFKGIRRFLMWSFPNLKILNMSNNGITNQYSPHSFLNLRHLQELYLVNENHQDINYAFRYLVHLLVLDLSSAPLRLFNLGQFTNTLLLKRLTMHDNSLRSADIYHAETNRTLFWGLSSLETLDLRKNKLDMLAPGTFNPLTNLKILYLSKCTITVLSCGVFDNLTALRTLDLRDNDIMKVPESLLQRQHHLAVLFLGNNRLESIPRILFKETTSLHSLFIQQNRIAIIEPMTSFPTNTTLRIHAAGNPFSCTCRLSWFVKWLRSDNAELWRPKQTLCSLTSLEAEVNSPILTFNPDKYCGIDIVMITCVTLSGLLVLVIGWVAYKQRWWLNYKLFLLKLAIFGYEEIKQEFDEQEYEYQLNIMYNEEDQEWVDRIMKPVLQERFPHLQKVAFGDNDLNIGMFYLNALHYVVDNSFKTVLLISYNCINDAWFLTKVRIALEQINDTKLDMVILIFLEDIQDEDLPYLVRLFLSKNKPYMLWTDDEDGQELFWAQFEKSIRSNKAINSVIPV encoded by the coding sequence ATGTACATGCTTCTGGCTGTGTGGCCTGCAAAGAATGCATTAGGAAGTTCCAGCATTGAGTCAACCAGAGGATGCACCCTCAAGAATACAAGCCTTGGAACAAAAGCAATCTGCACTCACCTACATCTCAAATCTGTTCCTCAGAATCTTCCAAGCAACACAGTAATATTCGATATCTCCTTCAATATGATATCAACCTTGTTCAACAGTTCTTTTTTATATCTTCCTAGCATAGCTTCCTTGGGACTTGAACACAACGTTCTCTCAAAGATAGAGCATGGTGCCTTTGAGCCTCTGAGCCACCTCAGGAACTTAAGTCTAAATGGCAATAGATTGGTTTCTCTTCCATCAGGGTTGTTCAAAGCAAACCATTTCCTCTCTAGACTCATTCTTACAAGAAACagattgatttattttcctAATAATGCTCTACCTGAGTCTAAAAGCATATCAAAACTTGATGTAAGTGGGAATAAAATCTCGTTCATTGATTCATGTGACTTTGAACCACTGCAGAACTGCTCACTGGAAATCCTAAATCTAAAATCTAATGCCTTACATAGTCttcaattcaacattttctCCTATTTGCATTCAGTGAGGTTGTTGCAGTTGACAGCAAACACTTTTAAAAACTTTACCCCCTCCATGGTGTTAGGGAGAACTAATATCACACATCTAGATGTAAGTGGTTGCAATATACAGCATATTATTCCATGGAATAAATCAAATGTCTCTCTGGAAAATTATGGTAAAATATCAGAACTAATTTTAAATAGTAACAAAATAAGATACATACCAGACTTTGCATTTTGGGGTTTCAGTCAGACAGAAATTGTTTTGCTCCACAATAGCCAAGTTTCTAAATTATCAAATAAATCATTCTGTGGATTAGATAAGTTAATTATTCTGGATTTGTCTTACAATCACCTGACAACTCTAAGCTGGAATACATTCTCTTGCATGGAAATATTATCAAAACTTAAGCtcaataataatcatatcaCAAATGTATCCATCGATTTGGTATCAGGCCTATCCTCACTGTCTCACCTCAATTTGGCACATAATAGTATAAACGATATTGAAAGGAGCAATGTGACATTTCCTTCAGTAGAATATATAGACCTGTCTTTTAACAAATTCAAAGGGATAAGGAGGTTCTTAATGTGGAGTTTCCCAAATCTTAAGATTCTGAACATGTCTAACAATGGCATCACTAACCAGTACTCGCCACATTCCTTTCTCAACTTGAGACACCTCCAAGAACTCTATCTCGTCAATGAGAATCACCAAGATATCAATTATGCTTTTCGCTACCTGGTACATCTACTAGTTTTAGACTTATCATCTGCTCCATTAAGATTGTTTAACCTAGGTCAATTTACAAATACTTTATTGCTCAAAAGGTTAACCATGCATGACAATAGCCTGAGAAGTGCAGATATATACCATGCTGAAACTAACAGAACCCTCTTTTGGGGACTATCCTCTCTGGAGACCCTGGATCTTAGAAAAAATAAGCTTGATATGTTAGCACCCGGTACATTCAACCCTTTGACAAATCTCAAGATTCTTTACCTGTCAAAGTGTACTATAACGGTTCTGAGCTGTGGTGTCTTTGATAACCTCACTGCCCTTAGAACATTGGACCTCCGTGACAATGATATCATGAAGGTACCTGAGTCCCTGCTTCAAAGACAACATCATCTTGCTGTTCTGTTCTTAGGTAATAATAGACTTGAGTCAATTCCAAGAATACTGTTCAAGGAAACCACCTCTTTGCACAGTCTGTTCATTCAACAAAACAGAATTGCCATAATAGAGCCAATGACATCGTTTCCAACGAATACAACACTAAGAATACATGCTGCCGGGAACCCATTCTCCTGTACATGCCGCCTGAGTTGGTTTGTAAAATGGCTACGTTCGGACAATGCTGAACTCTGGCGTCCAAAGCAAACTCTCTGCTCACTAACATCCCTAGAAGCAGAGGTGAATTCCCCAATACTAACGTTTAACCCAGACAAATATTGTGGAATTGACATAGTGATGATCACATGTGTAACTCTTTCTGGTCTTCTGGTATTGGTGATTGGCTGGGTGGCTTACAAGCAACGATGGTGGCTAAACTACAAGTTATTCCTCCTAAAGCTGGCTATCTTTGGCTACGAGgaaatcaaacaagaatttGATGAACAGGAATATGAATACCAGCTAAACATTATGTATAACGAAGAAGACCAGGAATGGGTTGACCGCATCATGAAGCCAGTTCTGCAGGAAAGGTTTCCACATCTTCAGAAAGTGGCCTTCGGTGACAATGACCTTAACATTGGTATGTTCTACCTCAACGCACTTCACTATGTTGTTGATAACAGCTTCAAGACAGTCCTTTTGATTAGTTATAATTGTATAAATGATGCTTGGTTCTTGACCAAGGTGCGTATCGCCCTGGAGCAAATCAATGATACCAAACTGGATATGGTCATTCTGATTTTCCTTGAGGATATCCAAGATGAAGACCTTCCATACCTAGTCAGGTTGTTCCTTAGTAAGAACAAACCTTACATGCTCTGGacggatgatgaggatggtcaGGAACTCTTCTGGGCTCAATTTGAGAAGAGCATAAGATCCAACAAGGCTATCAATAGTGTTATACCTGTTTAA